In Deinococcus puniceus, one genomic interval encodes:
- a CDS encoding ABC transporter ATP-binding protein, whose translation MDVFKSFRNAQGADTRVLDDIDLDIRKGEFFSLLGPSGCGKTTLLRILAGFEQPDAGAVLIGGRDMTGVPPNLRPVNTVFQSYALFPHLSVYDNVAFGLRQKGIGGAALRDRVSRAMETVRIGDFGTRKPDNLSGGQRQRVALARAIVNEPEVLLLDEPLSALDLKLRKELQVELSNLQETLGMTFVFVTHDQEEALVMSDRIAVMNRGRVEQLGKAEDLYERPRTAFVANFLGQSNLIPGKVQEVSPGGAVILTEHGLLRTVYGADLSVGREVMLSIRPEKLRMERDDETEGNEVRARVDDIVYTGAENQYLLEANGQRLVAFQLNSDIGADEDFDYEEEVALYLPPASLVILEEG comes from the coding sequence GTGGACGTGTTCAAAAGCTTCCGCAACGCGCAGGGCGCAGACACGCGGGTGCTGGACGACATCGACCTCGATATTCGCAAGGGCGAGTTTTTTAGTCTGCTGGGGCCGAGTGGCTGCGGCAAAACGACCCTGCTGCGAATTCTGGCGGGCTTCGAGCAACCCGACGCGGGCGCAGTCCTGATCGGCGGGCGCGACATGACGGGTGTGCCGCCCAACCTTCGCCCCGTCAATACTGTTTTTCAAAGCTACGCGCTGTTTCCGCACCTCAGCGTGTACGACAACGTGGCGTTCGGGCTGCGGCAAAAAGGCATCGGCGGCGCGGCCCTGCGTGACCGGGTAAGCCGGGCTATGGAAACCGTGCGGATCGGAGATTTCGGCACGCGCAAGCCCGATAACCTGTCGGGTGGGCAGCGGCAGCGGGTGGCGTTGGCCCGCGCCATCGTCAACGAGCCGGAAGTACTGCTCCTCGACGAACCCCTTTCGGCCCTCGATTTGAAGCTGCGGAAGGAATTGCAGGTGGAACTGTCCAACTTGCAAGAGACGCTGGGGATGACCTTCGTGTTCGTCACGCATGATCAGGAGGAAGCGTTGGTCATGAGTGACCGCATTGCCGTGATGAACCGGGGCCGTGTGGAGCAACTGGGCAAGGCCGAAGACCTGTACGAGCGTCCCCGCACGGCGTTTGTCGCCAACTTTTTGGGCCAAAGCAATTTGATTCCCGGCAAAGTGCAGGAAGTCAGTCCCGGCGGCGCGGTGATCCTGACCGAACATGGCCTGCTGCGAACCGTGTACGGCGCAGACCTGAGCGTGGGCCGCGAAGTCATGCTCTCTATTCGCCCCGAAAAGCTGCGGATGGAGCGCGACGACGAAACCGAAGGCAATGAGGTTCGCGCCCGAGTGGACGACATCGTGTACACCGGGGCCGAAAACCAGTATCTGCTGGAGGCCAACGGTCAGCGCCTCGTGGCCTTCCAACTGAACTCGGACATTGGGGCCGACGAGGATTTCGACTATGAGGAAGAAGTGGCGCTGTATCTGCCGCCCGCCAGCCTCGTGATTCTGGAGGAGGGCTGA
- a CDS encoding ABC transporter permease yields the protein MLTLRRFFATLGPGVLWLAVFLIVPVAIMFGYSLLTRTDLAQVGGPLTLESWGRVFGYDALFREWVPDNLRVLGRSLLIAGFSTLLCILMGYPLAFYIARQPARRKSFLLLLLIIPFWTNFLIRVYAWILILRPFDLVPSLTATFLGMVYAFLPFFVLPVYSSVEKVDWRLLEAAQDLGASPIKAFMAAVFPQTLPGLIAGILLTFIPALGTFVVSDILGGAKTALIGNLVQNQFGQAGDWPYGSALSFLLMGAVLVGLWLYARSAGQKGLEELI from the coding sequence ATGCTGACGCTTAGGCGCTTTTTTGCCACGCTCGGCCCCGGTGTGCTGTGGCTGGCCGTCTTTCTGATCGTTCCCGTAGCCATCATGTTCGGCTACTCACTGCTCACCCGCACCGATCTGGCGCAGGTGGGCGGCCCACTCACGCTAGAAAGCTGGGGCCGCGTGTTCGGCTACGACGCCCTGTTCCGCGAATGGGTGCCCGACAACCTGCGCGTGCTGGGGCGCAGTCTGCTCATCGCCGGATTCTCCACGTTGCTGTGCATCCTGATGGGCTACCCGCTGGCCTTCTACATTGCCCGCCAACCCGCACGGCGCAAAAGCTTTTTGCTGCTGCTGCTGATTATTCCGTTCTGGACAAACTTCCTGATCCGCGTGTACGCGTGGATTCTGATCTTGCGTCCCTTCGACTTGGTGCCCAGCCTCACTGCCACCTTCTTGGGCATGGTCTACGCCTTCTTGCCGTTTTTCGTACTGCCCGTGTATTCCAGCGTGGAAAAGGTGGACTGGCGTTTGTTGGAAGCGGCCCAAGACCTCGGTGCGTCGCCAATAAAGGCGTTCATGGCCGCCGTGTTTCCCCAAACCTTGCCCGGACTCATCGCCGGAATCCTGCTGACCTTTATTCCGGCGCTCGGCACCTTTGTAGTCAGCGACATTCTGGGCGGCGCAAAAACGGCCCTGATCGGCAACCTCGTGCAAAACCAATTCGGGCAGGCCGGAGACTGGCCCTACGGCTCGGCCCTCAGTTTCCTGCTGATGGGCGCGGTGTTGGTGGGCCTGTGGCTGTATGCGAGGTCAGCGGGGCAGAAGGGCTTGGAGGAGCTGATATGA
- a CDS encoding ABC transporter permease gives MMRRTHPALSAWAWLVYGFLYLPILVLIIFSFNDSKFGATWAGFTTKWYGVLLAREDVREALTNTLLVALSSTLISTVLGTLVGLGLWRYSTRFRLPLTFLLVTPIVIPDVVMGVSLLMFYSLVRGGLELTGWTFENGFWTVMFAHVTFQISYVALTVRSRLAGYDRSLEEAARDLGASSVQSFLRVILPLALPGVLAGALLAFTLSLDDFVVTYFTSGSGFRTLPVLIYTSVKKGVTPDINALSTLLVLFTVIAIIAANAIMRPRPGRRGEA, from the coding sequence ATGATGCGGCGCACCCACCCCGCCCTCTCCGCGTGGGCTTGGTTGGTCTACGGTTTCCTGTACCTGCCCATCCTCGTCCTGATCATTTTCTCGTTCAACGATTCCAAATTCGGCGCGACTTGGGCGGGCTTTACCACCAAGTGGTACGGCGTGCTGCTGGCCCGCGAAGATGTGCGCGAGGCACTGACCAATACGCTGCTCGTGGCGCTGTCCAGCACGCTCATCAGCACGGTATTGGGCACGCTGGTCGGGCTGGGACTGTGGCGCTATTCCACCCGCTTCCGGCTGCCGCTCACGTTCCTCCTCGTCACACCCATCGTCATTCCCGATGTGGTCATGGGCGTGTCGCTGCTGATGTTCTATTCGTTGGTACGCGGCGGCCTAGAACTCACGGGCTGGACGTTTGAAAACGGCTTCTGGACGGTCATGTTTGCGCACGTTACCTTCCAGATCAGTTATGTGGCCCTGACCGTGCGTTCGCGGCTGGCAGGCTATGACCGCTCGCTGGAAGAAGCCGCCCGCGATTTGGGCGCAAGTTCGGTGCAGTCCTTCTTGCGCGTGATTTTGCCGCTGGCCTTGCCGGGTGTCTTGGCGGGGGCGCTCTTGGCCTTTACCCTCAGCCTCGACGATTTCGTGGTCACGTATTTTACCAGTGGTTCGGGCTTCCGCACCCTGCCCGTGCTGATCTACACCAGTGTCAAAAAGGGCGTGACGCCCGACATCAACGCGCTGAGTACGTTGCTGGTGCTGTTTACGGTGATAGCGATCATCGCGGCCAACGCCATCATGCGCCCGCGTCCGGGCCGCCGGGGAGAGGCATGA
- a CDS encoding polyamine ABC transporter substrate-binding protein, with translation MKRTLLLTLALLSLSACHRIERTDTAAEGQGATTPAPVERNGGRVLRIIMWSDYIDPDVVKQFEKQENARVILDTFESNEYMLAKLQGGGASYDLATPSNYFIQVMVRAKLLQPLEAQKLSNFGNIGAGFLNPNFDPGNVYTVPYQYAATGLAYNGKRFTPSSESWKLIFGDTDTVRFSLLDDPREVIGAALKYLGYSVNSSDVAQLREARDLLRRTVSKRGFESFSGGPEVRNKLLAGTLDLGQIYVGDLLQGAAEDPNLKVYLPSEGTTISTDTLVLLRGSPNPALARKFVNFVLDGEVSAAISNYTYYGNPNTAAAPLLDPFLRSQKAFNPSQDDLKSGKVEFINELKAGNTTRLYDRIWTDLKAR, from the coding sequence ATGAAGCGCACGCTGTTGCTGACGCTGGCGCTGCTGTCCCTGAGCGCCTGTCACCGGATAGAACGCACCGACACCGCCGCCGAGGGGCAGGGGGCCACCACGCCCGCGCCCGTGGAGCGCAATGGCGGGCGCGTCCTGCGAATCATCATGTGGTCTGATTACATCGACCCGGACGTGGTCAAGCAGTTCGAGAAACAGGAAAACGCCCGCGTGATCTTGGATACCTTCGAGAGCAACGAATACATGCTGGCCAAATTGCAGGGCGGCGGGGCCAGCTACGATCTCGCCACGCCCAGCAACTACTTTATTCAGGTGATGGTGCGGGCCAAACTGCTGCAACCGCTGGAGGCCCAGAAGCTCTCCAATTTCGGCAACATCGGCGCGGGCTTCCTGAACCCCAATTTTGACCCCGGCAACGTGTACACCGTGCCTTATCAGTACGCAGCCACCGGGTTGGCCTACAACGGCAAGCGGTTCACGCCGTCCTCGGAGAGTTGGAAGCTGATTTTTGGCGACACCGATACCGTGCGCTTTTCGCTGCTGGATGATCCCCGCGAAGTCATCGGCGCAGCCCTGAAGTATTTGGGCTATTCGGTGAATTCCAGCGACGTGGCCCAGTTGCGGGAAGCCCGCGATCTGCTGCGCCGCACGGTGTCCAAACGCGGGTTTGAATCGTTCAGTGGCGGCCCGGAAGTGCGGAACAAATTGCTGGCCGGAACGCTGGATTTGGGCCAAATCTATGTGGGCGACCTGCTGCAAGGCGCTGCCGAAGACCCCAACCTGAAGGTGTACCTGCCCAGCGAGGGAACCACCATCAGCACCGATACGCTGGTGCTGCTGCGCGGCAGCCCGAACCCCGCACTGGCCCGCAAATTCGTCAATTTCGTGCTGGACGGCGAAGTGAGCGCGGCTATCAGCAACTACACCTATTACGGCAACCCCAACACTGCCGCCGCGCCCCTCCTCGACCCATTTTTGCGCTCTCAGAAGGCCTTCAATCCTTCGCAAGACGACCTGAAAAGTGGCAAAGTAGAGTTCATCAACGAACTCAAAGCAGGGAATACAACGCGCCTCTATGACCGAATCTGGACGGACTTGAAGGCGCGTTAG
- a CDS encoding ACT domain-containing protein: MTDLTSETPRLVLSLLTGQYVVAQLPASSPLPAWAAVGALWAIVGAPGELSVVTAEENVPSPLPHGLKLESGWAALRLHGPFPFHLTGILAAILNPLKDAGIGIFALSTFDTDYVLVKAEQLAEARATLEKAGHSFND; encoded by the coding sequence GTGACCGACTTAACATCAGAGACTCCCAGACTGGTTCTGTCTTTACTGACTGGACAGTACGTGGTGGCGCAGCTTCCCGCGTCCTCTCCCCTTCCGGCTTGGGCGGCGGTTGGAGCCTTGTGGGCCATCGTGGGTGCGCCGGGTGAATTGAGTGTAGTCACGGCTGAGGAGAACGTTCCGTCGCCCCTACCGCACGGTTTGAAGCTGGAAAGCGGTTGGGCGGCACTGCGGCTGCATGGCCCTTTCCCCTTTCATCTGACCGGGATTCTGGCAGCGATTTTGAATCCGCTCAAGGACGCTGGTATAGGCATTTTCGCCCTGTCCACCTTCGATACCGATTACGTGCTGGTGAAGGCTGAGCAACTGGCAGAGGCGCGGGCAACCTTGGAAAAGGCGGGGCACAGCTTCAACGACTGA
- a CDS encoding VanW family protein yields the protein MKVWVMGVSAAALLGGALAMGVATQSNGTLAAGLRVAGVDVGGMTSGQALEALGTRAATAPQVTVTAGGQSWTVGAETLGWRADAQTSIAAAERATRERGVLERVQAALGQAPVQDFPLIAGVDAAQAKAGLSALTASLNTQPKNATVVFDKTTKNYTVTADAPGRKADVNAAVAAYVAAPTLTALSVPVTEWKAKYTAEQLQGYVAQGNALIRPLTVQLQGTTRKAGLTGLQVANLYWVRETGIVLDDATINSVFKRLTGEVNQPAQNARYALQGSKLVRVKEQPGKVAEPKLALAAFRKAITDAAVKNVVLPGKVSLPTLKLAQLPDVAKLQLITTGRSTYYNSSAARRTNVANAAAKINGTVVPAGEDFSFLNSLGSITASNGFVGGLIISGGRTVDGLGGGVCQVSTTAFRALYQAGLPVVERNQHSYRVGYYEPQVGFEAAVYDPGLDLKLKNDTGGPLLIKTINNNAQSVLEVEVWGIKPARTVTVSPAVITARIAHPAAKYVTNPSLRPGSVRQVDWAADGFSLYISRTIRDAKGVRSDRVSTIYKPWQAVFEMGPRS from the coding sequence ATGAAGGTCTGGGTGATGGGGGTTTCGGCAGCGGCGCTTTTGGGTGGAGCGCTGGCTATGGGCGTGGCGACACAAAGCAATGGAACACTGGCGGCAGGATTGCGCGTGGCAGGTGTGGATGTCGGCGGAATGACGTCTGGGCAGGCGCTGGAGGCCTTGGGAACGCGGGCGGCGACTGCCCCGCAAGTCACGGTCACGGCGGGCGGCCAGAGTTGGACGGTGGGGGCCGAGACGCTGGGTTGGCGGGCCGATGCCCAGACCAGTATCGCCGCCGCCGAGCGTGCCACCCGTGAACGCGGCGTGCTGGAGCGTGTGCAGGCCGCGCTCGGTCAGGCTCCGGTGCAAGATTTCCCCCTCATTGCGGGCGTAGACGCGGCGCAGGCCAAAGCGGGCCTGAGTGCCCTGACGGCCAGCCTGAATACCCAGCCCAAAAACGCCACGGTTGTCTTTGACAAAACCACCAAAAACTACACCGTGACCGCCGACGCACCGGGCCGCAAAGCCGATGTGAACGCTGCGGTGGCCGCGTATGTGGCCGCACCTACCCTCACGGCTCTCAGTGTTCCCGTGACCGAATGGAAGGCCAAATACACCGCCGAGCAGTTGCAGGGCTATGTGGCACAGGGCAACGCGCTGATTCGCCCCTTGACGGTGCAGTTGCAGGGCACCACGCGCAAGGCGGGCCTCACAGGGTTGCAGGTCGCCAATCTGTACTGGGTGCGCGAAACGGGCATCGTGCTGGATGACGCCACCATCAATTCGGTCTTCAAACGCCTGACGGGTGAGGTGAATCAGCCTGCCCAGAATGCCCGCTACGCGCTGCAGGGCAGCAAGCTGGTGCGCGTGAAGGAGCAGCCGGGCAAGGTGGCCGAACCCAAGCTGGCGCTGGCGGCCTTCCGCAAAGCCATTACCGACGCCGCCGTGAAAAACGTGGTGTTGCCCGGCAAAGTCAGCCTGCCCACGCTGAAGCTGGCGCAGCTGCCCGACGTAGCCAAACTGCAACTGATCACCACCGGGCGCAGCACCTACTACAACTCCAGCGCCGCTCGCCGCACCAACGTCGCCAATGCCGCCGCCAAAATCAACGGCACTGTGGTTCCCGCCGGAGAGGACTTCAGCTTCCTCAATTCGCTGGGCAGCATCACGGCCAGCAACGGCTTCGTGGGCGGCCTGATCATCAGCGGGGGCCGCACCGTGGACGGCCTCGGTGGGGGCGTGTGTCAGGTCAGTACCACCGCGTTCCGGGCGCTGTATCAGGCCGGATTACCCGTCGTGGAGCGCAATCAACATTCTTACCGTGTGGGCTATTACGAGCCGCAGGTGGGCTTCGAGGCCGCCGTCTACGATCCTGGTTTGGATCTCAAGCTGAAGAACGACACGGGCGGGCCTTTGCTGATCAAGACCATCAACAACAATGCCCAGTCGGTTCTGGAAGTCGAGGTCTGGGGCATCAAGCCCGCCCGCACCGTCACCGTCAGCCCCGCCGTGATTACGGCCCGAATAGCGCATCCCGCCGCCAAATACGTCACCAACCCCAGTTTGCGTCCCGGCTCGGTCAGGCAAGTGGACTGGGCCGCCGACGGCTTCAGCCTGTACATCAGCCGCACCATCAGGGATGCCAAGGGCGTGCGCAGCGATAGGGTCAGCACGATTTACAAGCCTTGGCAGGCCGTGTTCGAAATGGGGCCGCGCAGCTAA
- a CDS encoding META domain-containing protein: MRSLFAVTAALTVALAASASAQTLPLVGTDWTLTGLTEQGKLVSPGQAAPRPTLRLSGSAASGSTSCNTYRANFATRGDIVRFTSLATTRRACPDRIDGLEERFVNLMRGVSRFAVQGNLLTLFSGKSDRLVFTSSQTITPPIVSSGGKGQGMNSLDGTWFVTRLVAGGRQVALPAQASFTFAPDATGFALSGTAGCNRAVGRVTTSGMAVTFGPLATTRMMCDAPRMAQERAILQALSGTLSAKFSSSSLVLSGPAGTVTLSRTAGAATGLPQQPVPATPYTLQQVNGQAAPNTPKPVTLTLEGGRVGGSDGCNSYGASYRMEGNQLVLTSPLTSTMMACMDAEGTPFLSVLGSRPTLSVTGPTLTLKTDDVTLTFGR; the protein is encoded by the coding sequence ATGCGTTCTCTCTTTGCTGTGACTGCCGCCCTGACCGTTGCCCTCGCTGCCTCGGCTTCGGCCCAAACTCTGCCGCTGGTGGGTACCGACTGGACACTGACCGGGCTGACCGAACAGGGCAAACTGGTGTCGCCCGGACAGGCCGCGCCGCGCCCCACACTGCGCCTCAGCGGCTCGGCGGCGTCGGGCAGTACGTCTTGCAATACCTACCGCGCCAACTTTGCCACTCGCGGCGACATTGTGCGCTTCACCTCGCTCGCCACCACGCGCCGCGCCTGCCCTGACCGAATCGACGGCCTAGAAGAACGGTTCGTCAATCTGATGCGGGGGGTGTCCCGGTTCGCTGTGCAAGGCAATTTGCTGACGCTTTTTTCGGGCAAATCGGATCGGCTCGTCTTCACGTCTTCTCAGACCATCACGCCGCCCATCGTTTCTTCGGGCGGAAAGGGGCAGGGCATGAACAGTCTGGACGGCACTTGGTTCGTCACGCGCCTCGTGGCGGGCGGGCGTCAGGTGGCCCTGCCTGCACAGGCGTCGTTCACCTTCGCCCCCGACGCCACCGGCTTTGCCCTCAGCGGTACGGCGGGCTGCAACCGCGCCGTAGGTCGGGTCACCACCTCGGGCATGGCGGTCACGTTCGGGCCACTCGCCACCACCCGGATGATGTGTGACGCGCCGCGCATGGCACAGGAAAGGGCCATTCTGCAAGCATTGTCGGGCACCCTTTCGGCCAAATTCAGTTCGTCGTCTCTAGTCCTCAGCGGCCCCGCCGGAACCGTGACCCTCTCGCGCACGGCGGGAGCGGCCACCGGACTGCCTCAACAACCCGTCCCGGCAACGCCCTACACGCTCCAGCAGGTCAACGGTCAGGCGGCTCCGAACACCCCCAAACCCGTGACCCTCACGTTGGAAGGGGGCCGGGTGGGTGGCAGTGACGGCTGCAATTCTTACGGCGCTTCGTACCGCATGGAAGGCAACCAGTTGGTGCTGACTTCGCCGCTGACCAGTACGATGATGGCCTGCATGGACGCGGAAGGCACGCCCTTTTTGTCGGTGCTGGGCAGCCGCCCTACCCTGAGTGTGACTGGGCCGACGCTGACCCTGAAAACCGACGATGTGACCCTGACCTTCGGGCGCTGA
- a CDS encoding META domain-containing protein gives MKPLPLAALLFVAAISATAQAQSSGPLDVAGNWKVGWTLPGSIPVRGYTPLLNFSQVSFSQAGQSLKVSGKVGCNFINGPVTLNGDQLSFGVLVSTRVACSVAVGQQETTLIKALSGQTLTAVRVADSLTLTTKGGSELNIRRSTLQGK, from the coding sequence ATGAAGCCCTTGCCTCTGGCCGCCCTGCTGTTCGTTGCTGCAATCTCTGCCACAGCGCAGGCTCAGTCTTCCGGCCCCCTCGATGTTGCGGGGAACTGGAAAGTAGGCTGGACATTGCCCGGCAGCATTCCAGTGCGCGGATACACGCCACTGCTCAACTTTAGTCAGGTCAGCTTCAGTCAGGCGGGCCAGAGCCTGAAGGTGTCCGGCAAAGTCGGCTGCAACTTTATCAACGGCCCTGTGACCTTGAATGGCGATCAACTGAGTTTTGGCGTGCTGGTCAGTACCCGTGTGGCGTGCTCGGTGGCTGTAGGTCAGCAAGAAACCACGCTGATCAAGGCTTTATCGGGCCAAACCCTGACTGCGGTGCGTGTGGCCGACAGCCTGACCCTGACCACCAAGGGCGGCTCGGAACTCAATATTCGCCGCTCTACGCTTCAGGGCAAGTAA
- a CDS encoding aspartate/glutamate racemase family protein, with protein sequence MKLIGILGGMSWTSSAEYYRVLNEEVARRMGGLHSARVLLHSVDFAEVAALQRAGHWAEAGTLLAEAARGLERAGAEALVLATNTMHKVAPQIEVAVSLPLLHIVDGTAEAIRTAGLSRVGLLATAFTMEQEFYTGRLRDRFGIQTLTPPPEDRAEVHRIIYDELCRNEIRDTSRATYRHVMADLVARGAQGIILGCTEITLLVGAADTAVPVFDTTRLHVQAAVDWALES encoded by the coding sequence ATGAAACTGATCGGGATTCTGGGCGGCATGAGTTGGACAAGCAGCGCAGAATACTACCGGGTGCTGAATGAAGAGGTGGCGCGCCGAATGGGCGGCCTGCATTCGGCGCGGGTGCTGCTGCATTCGGTGGACTTTGCGGAAGTGGCCGCCCTGCAACGCGCCGGTCACTGGGCCGAGGCGGGAACCCTACTGGCCGAAGCGGCAAGGGGACTGGAACGGGCGGGGGCCGAAGCTTTGGTGCTGGCGACCAATACCATGCACAAAGTTGCCCCGCAGATTGAAGTCGCTGTGTCTCTGCCGCTGCTGCACATCGTAGACGGCACGGCAGAGGCGATCCGGACAGCGGGCCTCAGCCGAGTTGGGCTGCTGGCGACGGCCTTCACGATGGAACAGGAATTTTACACGGGGCGGCTGCGGGACAGGTTTGGAATACAGACGCTGACGCCACCGCCTGAAGACCGCGCCGAAGTTCACCGAATTATCTATGACGAGTTGTGCCGAAACGAGATTCGGGACACCTCACGCGCCACCTACCGGCACGTCATGGCCGATTTGGTCGCACGCGGCGCACAGGGCATCATTCTGGGCTGCACCGAAATTACGCTGCTTGTGGGGGCCGCCGATACCGCTGTGCCCGTGTTCGACACAACCCGGCTGCATGTGCAGGCCGCCGTAGATTGGGCGCTGGAGTCCTGA
- a CDS encoding low molecular weight protein tyrosine phosphatase family protein, whose protein sequence is MTDTRPLRIVFICAQNKLRSPTAEAVFRTDYGWDVASAGTNRDAETPVSRDLLEWADVAVCMEKRHRDILRQRFRGALPDDRILSLGIPDDYDFMDADLVTLLQRLVPGRLAGTQPKQETS, encoded by the coding sequence TTGACAGACACACGGCCACTCCGAATCGTCTTTATCTGCGCCCAGAACAAGCTCCGCAGCCCCACTGCCGAAGCGGTGTTCCGCACGGACTACGGCTGGGACGTAGCCTCGGCGGGCACCAACCGCGACGCCGAAACGCCCGTCTCGCGTGATCTGCTGGAGTGGGCAGATGTGGCGGTCTGCATGGAAAAACGTCACCGGGACATCTTGCGCCAACGCTTCCGGGGTGCGCTGCCCGATGACCGCATCCTGAGTTTGGGCATTCCCGACGATTACGACTTTATGGACGCCGATCTGGTGACGCTGCTACAACGGCTGGTGCCGGGGCGCTTGGCGGGCACACAGCCCAAGCAGGAGACTTCATGA
- a CDS encoding metallophosphoesterase family protein, with the protein MRLAILSDVHGNGFALRAVLDDAQAASPDGLYNLGDTVWGASDPATAWALQAEFAPPTVRGNTDERMAGMRGGKEEMRGWVASQLPADVAAHLGQLPTFVDVAGGEVRLAHGSPRDPWEALMLSGEEERPATPAELRERLGEFAGAVCVVGHTHSEMFRGIDGTSLVNVGAVSQRHTEGPPLARWLLLTRQHGHWNIEFRRTPYDVQAAAAWARANAPAEIGEEEAAWLLAGQEP; encoded by the coding sequence ATGAGACTTGCCATTCTGTCTGACGTTCACGGCAATGGCTTTGCGCTGCGGGCCGTACTGGATGACGCGCAGGCCGCCAGCCCGGACGGGCTGTACAACCTTGGCGATACCGTCTGGGGAGCTTCTGACCCGGCTACCGCTTGGGCATTACAGGCCGAATTTGCACCGCCCACCGTGCGCGGCAACACCGACGAGCGCATGGCCGGAATGCGGGGGGGCAAAGAAGAAATGCGCGGCTGGGTGGCCTCTCAGTTGCCCGCAGACGTGGCCGCGCACTTGGGCCAGCTTCCGACATTTGTAGACGTAGCGGGCGGCGAGGTGCGGCTGGCACACGGCAGCCCGCGTGACCCTTGGGAAGCCCTGATGCTGTCGGGGGAAGAAGAACGGCCCGCCACGCCCGCCGAGCTGCGCGAACGGCTGGGCGAGTTTGCCGGGGCCGTGTGCGTCGTCGGCCATACCCACTCCGAGATGTTTCGGGGAATAGACGGGACGAGTTTGGTGAATGTTGGGGCCGTCAGCCAACGCCATACAGAAGGCCCACCACTGGCCCGCTGGCTCCTATTGACTCGGCAACACGGCCACTGGAACATAGAATTTCGCCGCACACCCTATGACGTGCAGGCGGCGGCGGCTTGGGCCAGAGCCAACGCCCCCGCCGAGATTGGCGAGGAAGAGGCGGCGTGGTTGCTCGCGGGGCAGGAACCTTGA
- a CDS encoding antibiotic biosynthesis monooxygenase family protein, producing the protein MPQPILEVAVLNVIPGQNAEFEAAFRVAQNIISGMDGYINHTLKHCLERPGEYVLLVWWTTLEAHTVGFRGSPQYAQWRALLHHFYDPFPTVLHYGEVEGVPA; encoded by the coding sequence ATGCCCCAACCCATCCTCGAAGTCGCTGTCCTGAATGTCATCCCCGGCCAGAACGCCGAATTTGAAGCCGCGTTCCGAGTGGCGCAAAACATCATTTCGGGCATGGACGGCTACATCAATCACACGCTGAAGCACTGCCTAGAGCGGCCCGGAGAATACGTGTTGCTGGTGTGGTGGACGACCTTAGAGGCGCATACGGTGGGCTTTCGTGGCAGCCCGCAATACGCACAGTGGCGGGCGCTGCTGCATCATTTCTACGATCCGTTTCCCACGGTGCTGCACTACGGCGAGGTAGAGGGCGTGCCCGCCTGA